In the Nymphalis io chromosome 2, ilAglIoxx1.1, whole genome shotgun sequence genome, one interval contains:
- the LOC126779168 gene encoding dentin sialophosphoprotein-like → MAQTEDTELRDLVIEALEKNGSLAKIRALLRANIFLAFEDDCENIKQNESLDKILLLPAGKLCLSIIHDFLDFCNLRNTLFVYKSETRQGKEYSYEGRNTVADKLNLKQFDQQNQPVLLSLINNILHPCPKNVYKQDDKHSNTKQINRNKNMYKSDQDCTYIVHEDSSTTTSHTQSDNSSDEKHKLDLRLTLDNSDTDTSSESVRSKTRSEYIPNKHTLDSGRNDQNVAQTNQSLNNYVKDLKVLNNSSNESTSYVELKPFNKIDAILLNTTGLPVEERNETKHTLQNNSHSSISKVDTSSQVQTLNSISESIKKDLSHQDSKTSMKNSPGGSNKYDESTEYSYDFTSPPLSGRKDTPEKQSQSLKSIHEDTLNKSNNSSASSHKQNSISSQSSVSISDVADLISEKSSYKYSYNSPNQFKLSINDKSNRSPNRDQVKIVSDDSGDFSESPIPSLSNLSLDIHSD, encoded by the coding sequence ATGGCTCAAACAGAAGATACTGAACTACGGGATTTAGTGATTGAGGCCTTAGAAAAAAACGGATCTCTCGCAAAAATCCGTGCTTTGCTTCgagcaaacatttttttagcttTTGAAGATGATTgcgaaaacataaaacaaaacgaatcattagataaaatattattactaccaGCAGGTAAATTGTGTCTTTCCATTATTCATGACTTTTTAGACTTTTGCAACCTGAGAAACACATTGTTTGTGTACAAATCTGAAACAAGACAAGGAAAGGAATACTCATATGAAGGCAGAAATACTGTTGccgataaattaaatttaaaacaatttgatcAACAAAATCAACCTGTTTTATTATCGTTAATCAATAACATTCTTCATCCATGCCCTAAAAATGTCTATAAGCAAGATGATAAACATAGTAAtacgaaacaaataaatagaaataaaaacatgtataaaAGTGATCAAGATTGTACATACATTGTACACGAGGACTCGAGCACAACTACAAGTCACACTCAGTCCGACAATTCATCAGATGAAAAACACAAACTTGACTTGAGATTGACTTTAGACAATTCAGATACTGATACCTCAAGTGAATCTGTAAGAAGTAAGACTAGATCTGAATATATTCCAAATAAACATACACTTGATAGTGGAAGAAATGATCAGAATGTTGCACAAACAAACcagtcattaaataattatgtcaaaGACCTGAAAGTTTTAAATAACAGCAGTAATGAATCAACCTCTTACGTTGAATTGaaaccatttaataaaattgatgcaatacttttaaatacaaCAGGTCTACCTGTGGAAGAAAGAAATGAAACTAaacatacattacaaaataattcacaTTCATCTATCTCCAAAGTGGATACATCATCACAAGTTCAAACATTAAACAGTATCTCTGAGTCAATAAAAAAGGATTTAAGCCATCAAGATTCTAAGACAAGTATGAAAAATTCACCAGGAGGGTCGAATAAATATGATGAGTCGACTGAATATAGTTATGATTTTACATCACCTCCCCTATCAGGAAGAAAGGATACACCTGAAAAGCAATCACAGAGTCTAAAGTCTATACATGaagatacattaaataaatcaaataattcatcAGCGTCCAGTCACAAACAGAATTCAATTAGCTCTCAAAGTTCTGTTTCAATATCAGATGTCGCAGATTTAATAAGTGAAAAAAGTAGCTACAAGTATAGTTACAATTCACCCAATCAATTTAAATTGTCAATTAACGATAAGTCAAATAGAAGTCCTAATAGAGATCAGGTTAAAATAGTAAGTGATGATTCGGGCGACTTCTCTGAATCACCTATTCCGTCTCTTTCTAATCTTAGTCTTGATATTCATAGTGACTGA